The genomic DNA ATGTTTAATCTTATTGTTTAATTTTTAAAAATATTATTTATGTTATGCATTAAAATTATTATTTAATATTAAAAATAATTATATACATGGTACAAATATATATTTTGTGTAAATTACATTTAATATATTTTATAAGTTTGAATAAATAAATTTTGTTTAAATATAAAATAGTAAAAAGTAATAAAAAAATTATTTTTCAAGCAACTTGTAATAAATTTTATTTATATCAACAAAATTATAAGATTCTCAAATTTGAGAATATTGTAGCATTCATGACAATTACATGATGAATTTTTTAATCAAATCCAATATATAATTGATGTTCATACAAATTATTAATGTAAAAATAATATGTTTATATTTTATGTGTTTATTTGGATGATTAATTTAAGTTTGTAACTATATAAAAAATTAATCAGATTTTATAGTTTATATAATCTATTTATTATAAATATCATTTTTATAAGTATTGTCTAATAATTCATTATCGTCATAATTAACAAGTCATTGGAATTATTCAAAAAATGTTAAATCAGTAATTAATGATTTTATCATATACAATACAATGTTTAGTTTTTAAAAGATATTTATGAGAATTCATTATTTTTAATTTAAAATAAAAAAATACTTTATAAAAATAATTGTTAAAAACAACAGAAACATAGACAGTTTTTCAGATAAATTATTTTTTAAAATTTATATAGGCATTGACTATTAAAATATATTATATAAGGCATAATGACATTGATATATAGTTAAATGCGTGTAAAATGATTAAATTAGTAATTATGAATATAATAACTGATTATTTTGGGATATTATATGTTTACAATATACATTACAATATATAATATTATAATGTATATTGCTCAACCTATAATATGGATACGATTGTTATGGCGTAGCAGGCGATCACCATCGTATCGTAAATGTTGGTTGGAACGCTACGGATTTTATAGAAAATCTATCCAATCTGATGGAATCATTTTACATGCTGTGTCCTTAGGAGAAACATTAGCAGCTATCCCACTGATACGTGCTTTGCAGCAACGTTATCCAAAAATAACAATCACATTAACTGCGATGACTCCCACAGGCATAGAATTGGCGCGATCAAAATTTAGTCATAATATGCGCTGCGGTTATTTACCTTATGATTTACCTGGTGCTATGAAACGATTTATTAATCAAGTTAAGCCACGATTAGTTATTGCTATGGAAACCGAACTATGGCCAAATCTCATAAATATATTATATCAGCGCGAGATTCCTTTCATTATTGCTAATGCTCGGTTATCATGCCGCTCTTTTACTGGATATAAGAGATTTAGTTATTTTATTTCGTTAATTATGAAACGTATTACTTTAATTGCTGCTCAAAATAAAGAAGACGCTTCTCGATTTCTTAAATTAGGATTAAAAAAAAACCAATTATTTATTACAGGTAATTTAAAATGTGATATTGAAATGAACCAGGATTTATTAAATAAAATTTCGTTTTTAAAAAAAACTTGGATTAAAAAACGACAGGTATGGATAGCTAGCAGTACTCATGCAGGGGAAGAGATATTATTACTACAAGCACATAAACGTCTCTTGAAAAGGTTTCCTGATTTACTGATGATTCTGGCTCCACGTCATCCAGAACGTTTTGTTAATGTTAAAAACATTACTGAACAAGCTGGATTTTCTTATATCATGAGAAGTAACGGGGTTGCTCCATCTAAAGAAACGCAAGTAATTATTAATGATACTATAGGAGAATTAATGTTACTATATGGTGTTTCAGATATAGCATTTGTTGGGGGTAGTTTAGTAAAACATGGAGGACATAATCCGTTAGAGCCAGCTGCACATTCTATTCCATTGATTATGGGGCCGTATACTTTTAATTTTAATGATATTTGCGTTAAATTATGTAAGTCAAATGGATTAATTACAGTAACTGATACGGAATCCTTAGTAAAGGCTATTGCTATGTTGCTGGTAAATCAACAATGTCGTGTAAACTATGGCCATAGAGCCATCAAAGTGCTGCGGCATAATCAAGGAGCGCTAAAGCAATTATTGGGTTTGTTAGATAATTATTTATTAGTTCAAAAATAACTTGTCATACGACGTTTTGTAATAGTTATGAATTAATATAATAGTTATTATTAAGTATTAATAACATTTACAAATTATTTTTTATCAAATTAACTATAACCTAAAATTAGACTAAAACTGCAATATCTAAAAGTATATTATTATAACATGTTGCATGAGGCGTGGCTGTTATCAACGAATGATTTTAATGAAAATATAATTTTTTTTCATATAATCAAAACGATGTTTATCGTGATTTTTATGAATTTATATATAAACAAATATTTAATATTAAGGTTATTTATATTTTTAGGGAGAGATGTATAATTAATATAGAAGATAGCCGAAATGCTTAAAAATTTTTATTTTGATATTGCAGATATAGGTGTTACTGGAAATGATTATTTAACTTACTCAGTATTATTGCAACAAATAATCGTCGTATTTTTTATTAAAATAAACATTTTATTAAATGTTAACAAAAAATATTTTTATGTATGAAAATATAAGTATGAAACAATTTAATTTATAAAAACGTTTTGATAATTTATTTATGTTCGCATCAAGCTTTCTAATACAGTTATTTAATAAGTTGGGCATTCTATATTTTCACTGAAAAATATAAATAAAATGTAGTTTAACATATTTGAAATATATATATGTTATAGTCTTTTTATTTTCACAAAAAACATAAATTTTATTAAATATATTATGACAATTCAGGCTATGTATCCAGGGACTTTTGATCCATTAACTTATGGGCATTTAGATATAATTATTAGAGCACATAAAATTTTTGATAAAATATTTTTAGCGGTAGCTGAAAATTCGCAAAAACATCCTTTGTTTAGTCTTGAAGAACGTGTAATATTTGCAAAGCAAGCAACTGCAACGTTAGATCATGTAACAGTGTTTGGGTTTAATGACCTCACTATAAACGTGATGAAAAAAAAACAAGTGAATATTTTAATTCGTGGCCTCAGAACTAGATCAGACTTTGAATATGAAATACAACTTGCAAAAATTAATAATTACTTCTCGCATGAAGTAGAGACTATATTTATGATATCTACAGATATATGGGCATGTCTTTCTTCTAAATTAGTGAAAGAAATTGCTCAATATGGGGGGAGAATAGATCGTTTTATACCTAATTTTATCGCTGAGAAGGTTATTGAAAAACTGCGCAATACTGAGAAAAAACGCAAAAACATTTCGTTTCTCTAAAAAAGCAAAAACGCGAAAATAGAAAGTGCTATACATGTAGACTTAATATTTTTATGTTGACACTATATAAAAATATATGAACACAAACTGCTAATGTAGACTTGGCAGCATAGTGTTTTAAATATTTAAAATAAATAAACCACACAGCTCAATGCATATTGAGCTGTGTGGTTTTGTAGTATACTGTTGAATTTGCAGTTTTTTATTTAACTAATTCTTACTTTCTATATATATTACATGTTTTCGTGCAAAAGGATCAAATTTTTTTAATGTCATTTTTTCAGAGCTAGTACGTTTGTTTTTTGTAGTGCTATAGAAATGTCCATTCTTAGAAGAAGAAAATAAACGGATTGTTTCTCGTTTTTCTTTAGCCATTACATTATTCCCGATGAGTATTATTTATTTTTTTTAGGATATATTTTAGTGAAAAAATATTCAATTCCAAACTTATCAATTAATTTTATTCCCTTAGTAGATAATCGTAACGCAACGAAACGTTTCTTACTTGCCACCCAAAAACGATGAGAATGAATATTAGGTGCAAACCAACGCTTCGTTGCGTTCATTGCGTGAGAGCGTTTGTTTCCGTTCATAGGACGTTTCCCGGTAACTTGACACACTCGTGCCATATGTTCTGTTCTCCTCTAATTTTTGTTTGAATAATTATTTATAACTAAAACAATAAAAAACAATTTTTTATTTATTCCGATTTTTAATCTACAGATTTGACATTATTTAAAGCACCTAATATAAGATTCCAAACATATTATAATCGTTGTTTGTTGCTTTATTTTTCACTATTAAGTGCAAGAAAAGTAAACAATTTCAAACATTCGCATAGCATTAAATATGTCTAAATATAGTAGATTTAAGTCATGAAATTTTTGTTTTTATTATTATTTATATATGTCCCATACATTTGTACTCTATACTTAATGGGCCATTATATATATTATATGAGATTTTCATGCTGCGCACAATGTAATTGCAGATTTTCTGAAATTCAATGATATTGAAGATGATTTAATTTTATTTATACTAACAAAAACTGTTAGTTTTTGTTAGTATAAATAAAATTAAATCATCTTCAATATCATGTGAAATATAATATGACGGGATTAATTAATAAACATATCATATTAGGAGTAAGCGGTGGTATCGCAGCATATAAAACTATAGATCTTGTACGATTTTTAAAAGAACAAGGTTCAGAAGTGAGAGTGATCATGACAAAATCTGCAAAAAAATTCGTTACCCCTTTAAGTTTGCAAACAATATCATGTCATCCAGTTTTGGACAATTTCCTTACCCCTCAAATAGAAACCACAATGCCTCACATAAAGTTAGCTAAATGGGCTGATTTAGTTTTACTTGCTCCGGCTACAGCAAATTTATTAGCTAGATTATCTGTGGGATTAGCTAATGATTTATTATGTAGTTTATGTTTAGCTACAACGGCTCCTATTGCTGTAGCTCCATCCATGAATCAACAAATGTATAAAGCTATTGCAACGCAAACAAATTTAGATATTCTACGAAAAAGAGGGGTTTTAATATGGGGCCCAGATTATGGATGTCAAGCTTGTAATGATATTGGTTATGGACGCATGACGGATCCCAAGGTACTTGCTGAATACGTAAAACATTACTTTTCTCATGATAGCTCTTTAAGTCACCTTAATATCATGATTACTGCTGGTCCAACTCACGAAGCCTTAGATCCCGTTCGTTTTTTTACTAATTATAGTTCAGGAAAAATGGGATTTGCTATCGCTCAAGCCGCTGCAGATAAAGGAGCAAAAGTTACATTAATTGCAGGTCCAGTAAATTTACGTACTCCTATTCGAGTGCAACGTATTAATGTTATTTCCGCGTTAGACATGCAAGAAGCAGTTATGCGAGACATTAGTAATCAACAAATCTTTATCGGTTGCGCAGCAGTGTCAGATTATCGTATTTGTCATGTTTCTCTTGAAAAGATTAAAAAGAATAAAAATACTTTAAAAATAATTATGATTAAAAACCCCGATATTGTAGCAGAAGTAGGGTCGTTAATTGAAAACCGTCCTTATGTCGTTGGATTTGCCGCTGAAACCAATAATATAAAAAAATATGCTCAAGACAAACGCATTAGTAAACATTTAGATTTAATTTGTGCTAATAATATTTCTCGTATGAACCAAGGATTCAATAGTGATAATAATGCTTTATATCTATTTTGGAATAAAGGAAGTGTTATATTGCCTTTAAGAAAAAAAAAATTGTTAGCACAACAACTTATTAATGAAATTATTAATCGTTATAATGAAAATAATTAATGTTAAAATTATTGATAATCGGATTTATAAGCATTTTTATTTGCCAAAATACGCTACGTTAGGATCTGCTGGATTAGATTTATCAGCTTGTTTGGATAAACCTTTGACCATTTATCCTGGGAAAACTCATTTAATTTCTACCGGTATTGCGATACATATTTCCGATACAAAGATAGCAGGTATTATTTTGCCTCGATCAGGTTTGGGACACAAATATGGCATTGTTTTGGGAAATTTAGTGGGGCTAATTGATTCAGATTACCAAGGAGAACTGATAGTGTCTTTATGGAATCGTGGTCCAAAAAAGTACATTGTATACCCTGGGAAACGAATAGCACAATTAGTTTTTATGCCAATAATTCAAGTTAGGTTTTCTGTAGTTAAATCATTTATACCTACTGAACGTGGGTCGCATGGTTTTGGGCATTCGATGTAAAATATTGTTAATTACACACAATAATATTTGTATATTTTCAAAATATCAATGCGTATAATTTTATTATATATATCTTATTAAAGTAATAAGATTAAATTAAATATATTAATGTTTGTATATATATTAATAATATTAATCGCTATATGGTAACGACCATTGGTTTTATATATTTTATTGATATAAATTTCAAGTGATTATTTATTTTTAAAATAATTTTTTAATATTTTATTATATTTAATTATTAAAAAAAGGAGTCATATAAGATATGTATGAGGAATATAAATCTACTATAAATTCATAAATTATTTTATATAAAAAATTATTTTAAAATAAATACAATAAAAATTATTTAACATTTATATATGCCATATACAAAACTTTTTTTATATACTTTAAACATATTATGTTTAGTATATTTTATTATGTTATTTCACTAAATAATAACAAATTAGTTGTTTTATAGATAAAATTAAGCGTGTTATTGTAGTAATTGTATTTTTTAATATAAAAAATAATTTTGATAAATTATTTATAGTACATACTACTATTTATTTAAAAAATAAAATTGTATGGACATTAAAAAAGTCTAAAATTTTTTTAAAAATTATATTGATGTATATAAATACAATTTTAATTAAAGAATGCATGATAGAATAGAATTATTGCAACTTTAAAGTTTATTTTTGTACATATTTACAAAATTTAGGTGATTGTTATGATTCATAGCATGACCGCTTTCTCAAGGCATGAAGTAAAATATACATGGGGTAATGTTACCTGGGAAATTTGTTCTTTAAATCAACGTTATTTAGATATTCATATCAATTTACCTAAATATCTTTGTAATTTGTCATGGGTAATTCGTAAAAATATTAAAGATTCTATTATTAGAGGGAGGATAGAATGCACTTTACATATCAAAACAAATAACAATTGCGACAATAATACAGAGTCACTTACTGTTAATAAACAATTGGTGCATGATCTTGTGTTATACGCAAAATGGGTAAAAACATTAACTAATGAAGGTGAAATTAATCCGATAGATATTTTATCTTGGCCAGGAGTAATAACGCATAAACAAAATAATTTAAATAATATGAACAATGTTCATTCCGAATTATTAATATGTTTTAAAGAAACATTACGTAATTTAATACAAGATAGAGAAAGAGAAGGTATTTTTTTAAAAAATAACATTATAGAACGATTACATCTAATGTACGCTGAAGTGAACAAAATTCATCAACATATCCCTAATGTATTAGAGCACAAACGCAAAACACTCTTGGAACAAATGAAAGATGTTTGCATTTATTCTAACCCAATACGATTGGAACAAGAATTATTAATAGTAGCTCAAAAAATTGATATTTCAGAAGAAGTAGATCGTCTAATTATTCACATCAAAGAGATGCATCGTATTCTCGATGGAAACGGAGCTGTTGGTAGGAAATTAGATTTTGTAATACAAGAACTACATAGAGAAGCTAACACATTAACTTCTAAATCTATAAATTCTTATATTACTCAATTAGCAATCTCCTTAAAAATACTTATTGAACAGATACGCGAGCAAACTCAAAACATTGAGTAACATAATCAAAGTACCTACCTATAGAATCTTTTTATATTTAAAATCTGTGTTTGTCATATAACCTGCTCATTTTTATAATTCTTAATTATATTGTGATCTTACCAAATAATGTTTCAGTTTAATCAACTAATCTAATTAAGCATAATATTGAACACTGCAATTTAATGTACTTCAACTTTAATTGCAGAGACATATGCATATATAAATAATTAACTATTATATACATGCATATATATGCAGTAGATTCATTTATTAAAAAATAGGTTTTAATATTATTATTTTTAATAAAAAATTTTTTAATATAATTTTTTGTACTCAAATCCGTTTTATTTGAGTGCTATATAAATTTATATAGTTAATATTTTACTATAAATTAACTGATATATATCCTTTAATATTATTATTTTTTATAAATACATGTGAATTTAAACGAGAATATATGATTCAATAAAAAATATTATTTTTATATAAATAAATAATTTTTATTTTTATTTTTATAAAAATATAAAATATTATTTTATATTTTATTATAAAATTGTTGTATTTCTTGTTTAGATCTGTTTACTTGCAGATATATAGAATTTTCAGATTAAAAATAAATCATAAAATATAAAAAAATTATTTTTTAACAAATCTATAAGAAGTTTTATTTTTCCGATAGTCATATTTCAAATTTAAAAAAACTCCGATAAAATATAAATAGTAAAACTACATAAATTAAATATTAGAATATATATTCTGAATTAATAATGTCTGCTATTTTTTAATAAAACCAAAATATTAATTTAGTAAAATTACAATAAATTAGGAGGTATACGCTGCAATAGTTAATTAAAAAGATAATTGATTATCAGATATGAACAATTGTCTGAAAAATTATTATTCTCAATAAACAATACTTCAAAAATAATAATTTATTTTTTAGACAATTATTAACTGACACTGCCAAATACAGTCCTATTATCGTTATTGATTCAATATAGAGACAAATAATTATGAATAGATTAACAGATATTTCAAACATGGTAGAATCCTTATCTCGTATTTATCATCGTTTACGTAAAGAAATAAATGGTCAATTAATTAACGAAGGTCTTTCAATGTCTAAAATGAAAATCTTACATCTTATTACGACCGGAAAAACCAGCGCAACAGACATTAAAAATTATATGGGGTTTTCATCAAGAACTGTCGTAACAGTTCTTGATGCATTAGAAAAAGATGAAATGTTACGTCGACAACAAAGTCTGACAGATCGTAGAGTAAAATACGTTTATATTACAGAAAAAGGACGCAATAAATTACGTGTTGCTGAAGATACACATAACATCATTTTAGATCGCATATTTTCCCTTTTGTCTGATGTACAACTTAAAAGCTTTAGAGAAGTATGCAATTTACTTGAAATACAACAAAAAAATAATATGGTAAGATAACAATACGACATACACGCATACTACATTATAGATTTTCATTTACATAAATAAGGTCCTCGGTGAAACTAATAATTTTAGTAATTTGGTAGTAACAATGTACACTTTAGTGTAATCAAATTACAAAATGTTTTATTGAGGATCTTCTATTAAAACAATCTTAATATATCTATGCAAATAATAATGTTTAACATGAATTAGAACCAAATATATAGTTATTCGCAACATATGTACTATGTACGAATGCAACTTATTTTTATAAATCTTAGTTATTTGTGCAATCAAATATGTATATAATCATTTTATGATGAAAAATTCAGGAATATTGTGTATTATATCCGCTCCTAGTGGGACAGGAAAATCTACGTTAATTCAAACTGTAATGCAATATGATCGTTTTGTTTATCAAACTAAACTATCTATTTCTTATACCACACGTATTAAAAGACCCGGAGAAATACACGGAAAAGATTATTATTTTATTTCAAAAAAAGCATTTAAACATATGATCGATAAAAATATGTTTTTTGAATATGCTATGATTTTTAATCATTATTATGGTACCGCAAAAAGTAATATTGAAATGATGTTAAATGCTGGTATACATATTGTACTGAATATTGACTGGAAAGGAGCACAACAAATTCGTAGTAAAATATCAAAAAACATCTATACTATTTTTATTTTACCTCCATCAAAGAAAGAATTAGCACATCGATTGTATCTGAGAGGAGAAGACACAGAAAAAGTGATCGCCGCACGCATGGACCAAGCAATGGATGAAATTAGCCATTTTAAAGAATATGATTATGTTATCATAAATGATAATTTAACCATTGCTGTGACACATTTACAGTCAATTATGTTATCTGAGCAATTGCGAATAGCGCATCAAAAAATACGCTACGCAACATTAATCGATCATTTGTTATTACCAGATATATAAATAATAAATTAATATAAATACATAAATATATATGTGTGTTTGCAATCAATATAAATTTAAACTAATAACACGGTAAATGGAAAATGGCACGTATAACTGTACAGGATGCTGTAGAAAAAGTTGGTAATATATTTGACTTAATATTAGTTGCCGCGCGACGTGCGCGGCAAATGCAAATTGGCGGAAAAGAAACGTTGATTACAAGAAATAATAATGATAAATATACCGTACTTGCTCTCAGAGAAATCGAAGAAGACTTAATTACTAAAAAATAAATACCAAAACTATATATGCAATCAAAAAAATTTATATTACTTGAGCCATGAAATTGATGTT from Candidatus Blochmanniella camponoti includes the following:
- the waaA gene encoding lipid IV(A) 3-deoxy-D-manno-octulosonic acid transferase; the protein is MFTIYITIYNIIMYIAQPIIWIRLLWRSRRSPSYRKCWLERYGFYRKSIQSDGIILHAVSLGETLAAIPLIRALQQRYPKITITLTAMTPTGIELARSKFSHNMRCGYLPYDLPGAMKRFINQVKPRLVIAMETELWPNLINILYQREIPFIIANARLSCRSFTGYKRFSYFISLIMKRITLIAAQNKEDASRFLKLGLKKNQLFITGNLKCDIEMNQDLLNKISFLKKTWIKKRQVWIASSTHAGEEILLLQAHKRLLKRFPDLLMILAPRHPERFVNVKNITEQAGFSYIMRSNGVAPSKETQVIINDTIGELMLLYGVSDIAFVGGSLVKHGGHNPLEPAAHSIPLIMGPYTFNFNDICVKLCKSNGLITVTDTESLVKAIAMLLVNQQCRVNYGHRAIKVLRHNQGALKQLLGLLDNYLLVQK
- the coaD gene encoding pantetheine-phosphate adenylyltransferase, with the protein product MTIQAMYPGTFDPLTYGHLDIIIRAHKIFDKIFLAVAENSQKHPLFSLEERVIFAKQATATLDHVTVFGFNDLTINVMKKKQVNILIRGLRTRSDFEYEIQLAKINNYFSHEVETIFMISTDIWACLSSKLVKEIAQYGGRIDRFIPNFIAEKVIEKLRNTEKKRKNISFL
- the rpmG gene encoding 50S ribosomal protein L33 — encoded protein: MAKEKRETIRLFSSSKNGHFYSTTKNKRTSSEKMTLKKFDPFARKHVIYIESKN
- the rpmB gene encoding 50S ribosomal protein L28 → MARVCQVTGKRPMNGNKRSHAMNATKRWFAPNIHSHRFWVASKKRFVALRLSTKGIKLIDKFGIEYFFTKIYPKKNK
- the coaBC gene encoding bifunctional phosphopantothenoylcysteine decarboxylase/phosphopantothenate--cysteine ligase CoaBC, whose amino-acid sequence is MTGLINKHIILGVSGGIAAYKTIDLVRFLKEQGSEVRVIMTKSAKKFVTPLSLQTISCHPVLDNFLTPQIETTMPHIKLAKWADLVLLAPATANLLARLSVGLANDLLCSLCLATTAPIAVAPSMNQQMYKAIATQTNLDILRKRGVLIWGPDYGCQACNDIGYGRMTDPKVLAEYVKHYFSHDSSLSHLNIMITAGPTHEALDPVRFFTNYSSGKMGFAIAQAAADKGAKVTLIAGPVNLRTPIRVQRINVISALDMQEAVMRDISNQQIFIGCAAVSDYRICHVSLEKIKKNKNTLKIIMIKNPDIVAEVGSLIENRPYVVGFAAETNNIKKYAQDKRISKHLDLICANNISRMNQGFNSDNNALYLFWNKGSVILPLRKKKLLAQQLINEIINRYNENN
- the dut gene encoding dUTP diphosphatase — encoded protein: MMKIINVKIIDNRIYKHFYLPKYATLGSAGLDLSACLDKPLTIYPGKTHLISTGIAIHISDTKIAGIILPRSGLGHKYGIVLGNLVGLIDSDYQGELIVSLWNRGPKKYIVYPGKRIAQLVFMPIIQVRFSVVKSFIPTERGSHGFGHSM
- a CDS encoding YicC/YloC family endoribonuclease; amino-acid sequence: MIHSMTAFSRHEVKYTWGNVTWEICSLNQRYLDIHINLPKYLCNLSWVIRKNIKDSIIRGRIECTLHIKTNNNCDNNTESLTVNKQLVHDLVLYAKWVKTLTNEGEINPIDILSWPGVITHKQNNLNNMNNVHSELLICFKETLRNLIQDREREGIFLKNNIIERLHLMYAEVNKIHQHIPNVLEHKRKTLLEQMKDVCIYSNPIRLEQELLIVAQKIDISEEVDRLIIHIKEMHRILDGNGAVGRKLDFVIQELHREANTLTSKSINSYITQLAISLKILIEQIREQTQNIE
- a CDS encoding MarR family winged helix-turn-helix transcriptional regulator, whose amino-acid sequence is MNRLTDISNMVESLSRIYHRLRKEINGQLINEGLSMSKMKILHLITTGKTSATDIKNYMGFSSRTVVTVLDALEKDEMLRRQQSLTDRRVKYVYITEKGRNKLRVAEDTHNIILDRIFSLLSDVQLKSFREVCNLLEIQQKNNMVR
- the gmk gene encoding guanylate kinase — protein: MMKNSGILCIISAPSGTGKSTLIQTVMQYDRFVYQTKLSISYTTRIKRPGEIHGKDYYFISKKAFKHMIDKNMFFEYAMIFNHYYGTAKSNIEMMLNAGIHIVLNIDWKGAQQIRSKISKNIYTIFILPPSKKELAHRLYLRGEDTEKVIAARMDQAMDEISHFKEYDYVIINDNLTIAVTHLQSIMLSEQLRIAHQKIRYATLIDHLLLPDI